Proteins from one Argopecten irradians isolate NY chromosome 15, Ai_NY, whole genome shotgun sequence genomic window:
- the LOC138308891 gene encoding protein FAM8A1-like yields the protein MPGPFRRGKCLPRHKISKMASKENTLRNEKKHRFDLPPPLNTDRTKMDSRMPSFQENTFTHNANDTSVKEYKNAREYAQALQPWLYQYKLWSFLSSSPSMFPYQMMNCMPPVSPINSSLPRGAGNPFPANILNMPTPGGRTPTPPTLGNRGRPGVATANLIRGTEYTIPSLWKRVLAELVDFAVLFYMKIIVTVIILRQMGYLRDDNNILDVHLDLVPVLDFAKVDLDEALNFTSEIIALEIVNRVFITLFETLCIRQGYGSIGGATPGKRILGLKVVSCEEVIVPPHFRNGVVIVIPAQNVGMISALVRSTIKNFTMAFLFPACFTVFFFRHNRAAYDVIAKTIVVQAPNPQQQQQPQQ from the exons ATGCCCGGACCTTTTCGACGGGGTAAATGTTTACCCCGACACAAGATTTCCAAGATGGCGTCAAAAGAAAACACTTTACGGAATGAAAAGAAACACAGGTTCGACCTGCCCCCTCCACTGAATACTGACCGGACAAAGATGGATAGCAGGATGCCAAGCTTTCAAGAGAACACATTTACACATAATGCAAACGACACTTCGGTAAAGGAATACAAAAATGCGCGAGAATATGCCCAGGCACTACAGCCATGGCTGTACCAGTACAAACTTTGGAGTTTTCTAAGTTCGTCACCGTCAATGTTTCCGTATCAGATGATGAACTGTATGCCTCCTGTCAGTCCAATCAACAGCTCTTTACCAAGGGGAGCGGGGAACCCGTTTCCGGCAAATATCCTTAACATGCCGACCCCCGGGGGACGAACTCCGACCCCACCCACTTTAGGAAACAGAGGAAGGCCTGGTGTTGCAACTGCAAACCTTATCCGAG GCACTGAGTATACCATCCCATCGTTGTGGAAGAGAGTGTTGGCCGAGCTGGTGGACTTTGCTGTGCTGTTTTATATGAAGATTATAGTGACTGTGATTATACTAAGACAGATGGGATATCT ACGAGATGACAACAATATATTAGATGTTCATCTAGATCTTGTACCTGTGTTAGATTTTGCAAAAGTCGACTTAGATGAAGCACTCAACTTTACGTCAGAAATAATAGCACTGGAGATTGTTAATAGGGTTTTCATCACTCTTTTTGAG ACCCTCTGTATACGTCAAGGTTATGGGTCAATAGGTGGTGCCACTCCAGGAAAGAGAATTCTGGGATTGAAGGTGGTATCATGTGAGGAAGTGATTGTTCCACCTCATTTTCGGAATGGTGTAGTCATAGTTATACCAGCACAAAACGTTGGCATGATCAG TGCCCTGGTCAGATCAACAATAAAGAATTTTACGATGGCCTTTTTATTCCCCGCCTGTTTCACTGTTTTCTTTTTCCGACATAATCGAGCAGCCTATGATGTAATAGCAAAGACAATAGTTGTTCAAGCTCCGAATCCTCAACAGCAACAGCAACCTCAGCAGTGA
- the LOC138308844 gene encoding nuclear receptor coactivator 7-like isoform X1, protein MTTKRPSFKERAFEKLGFTTPRFRSNTSESSTGDDSKTTWYTHSMDLDPDSESEVTDHSGAHNSRPVSVSSIERQCWPVSIEDNAGVHKVPDKKPKRLKPDGTDEYSVKDSDTLESIAAFFDTTPSELKKLNRLASRLIFPGQVLFVPQPEETVEEVKLPPSSPKGTAATEIMEDRPCMDIPLVKMADKPPAKIPGHIERQTSTSSHSYDESPQKLSEEEAKQLDQECHERFIKVGVKHITDGQGVVSGVLLVTPNAVMFDPNVSDPLVLEHGAERYGVIAPMDMIVSAAMYHDIAAMSIHGGKGVTKDACKPEIYHDLSCPLYKSWVEGHAELMKQDPQAYAAKVKPPSRSATINSEMSDTASLCSCGQGTNAPGLSPGGSQATGGLSPGRNSVSPSSTGGLSPSGKTGVQSEASLSPLGQFRSGAPPVNQNLKEDDDLLLDLGIKEVTSEATGKSNEGKGRSTSMDEFGDFISADPSENNQSEHKDMSHDKLVDVDSQFSNQTVSTAEADCKIPNSKKEDKSDCDDDQELSVGNNTDASSFHLENTVAVDRVLSAQTAVVTENSENAENNSAMEQIGNIVYLPVSEDKQGEVTLTDMETAQDRLSKISVDKFEEEDKSVSEPMDVPGSNKVSSAEARQSGSFGSFNVSPHLSAFVNYATGLFKTNPDVKDIADVMSEMDAQRDKDAECPVPTDNNGQKSVVKSGLEVENAIKLTDKPTLFQSFDELIPKPAATFDDLPLYLCLRLGMPINKEISQTCPIQAYGKGRKKPEYWFSIPREKVDHLYAFFVQWTPQIYGGEDDIAEKRGFVVLSEEEDEEEDKLEMMDEYFSNGMLQKDWERLDPEEFWIISADEMVNRRKSQCEPEVLPELIGQSKILEEKHIYMLNRVLPPRTIGYPWTMIYSTEQHGFSLRTLYRDMQGIDSPILLVVHDTSDNIFGAVTSQALKMSDHFYGTGESFMYTFYPEFKVFHWTGENDFFLKGNAESLFIGAGQGNFGLWFDGDIYHGRTQHCETYDNDILTGSEDFVVKTLEAWAFYSD, encoded by the exons GTTTCGCAGCAACACTTCAGAATCCTCAACTGGTGATG acTCAAAAACCACATGGTACACTCACTCGATGGACCTTGACCCTGACAGCGAGTCAGAGGTCACAGACCATTCAGGGGCACATAACTCCAGGCCAGTGTCAGTCAGCTCTATCGAACGACAATGCTGGCCAGTGTCTATCGAAGACAATGCTGGAGTTCACAAAGTACCAGATAAAAAGCCAAAGAGGTTAAAACCGGATGGTACTGACGAGTACTCT GTGAAAGACTCGGATACGTTAGAGAGTATAGCAGCTTTCTTTGATACCACTCCATCGGAGCTGAAAAAACTGAACAGGTTAGCCAGTCGACTGATATTCCCAGGCCAG GTGCTGTTTGTTCCCCAACCAGAGGAAACTGTTGAGGAAGTAAAACTACCTCCATCTTCACCAAAGGGAACAGCAGCAACAGAAATAATGGAGGATCGACCATGTATG GACATTCCATTAGTAAAGATGGCTGACAAGCCTCCGGCAAAGATCCCGGGTCACATAGAGCGCCAGACCTCGACCTCGTCACACAGTTACGACGAGTCACCACAGAAACTTTCCGAAGAGGAGGCGAAACAGCTGGACCAGGAATGTCATGAACGCTTCATCAAGGTCGGCGTAAAACACATCACCGATGGGCAG GGAGTGGTTAGTGGAGTACTCCTGGTGACCCCAAACGCTGTCATGTTTGACCCCAATGTGTCTGACCCCTTGGTGTTAGAACACGGCGCGGAGCGTTATGGTGTGATAGCTCCCATGGATATGATCGTCAGCGCCGCTATGTACCACGACATCGCTGCAATGAGCATTCACGGTGGCAAAGG cGTAACAAAAGATGCATGTAAACCAGAGATATACCATGACCTCAGCTGCCCTCTATACAAATCCTGGGTTGAAGGTCACGCCGAGCTAATGAAACAGGACCCACAAGCTTATGCTGCAAAAGTCAAACCACCGAGTCGTAGTGCTACCATAAACAGTGAAATGTCAGACACTGCTAGTTTGTGTTCATGTGGACAAGGTACAAACGCTCCTGGACTTTCTCCAGGGGGTAGTCAGGCCACAGGGGGTCTGTCTCCGGGACGGAACAGTGTCTCCCCGAGCAGTACAGGTGGGTTGTCTCCGTCGGGTAAAACAGGTGTTCAGAGTGAGGCCAGTCTGTCTCCATTAGGACAATTCAGATCTGGGGCTCCGCCTGTCAATCAAAACCTTAAAGAGGACGATGATTTGTTACTTGATTTAGGTATAAAGGAGGTGACATCAGAGGCGACGGGTAAATCAAATGAGGGGAAAGGTAGAAGTACCTCTATGGATGAATTCGGAGATTTTATTAGTGCTGATCCATCTGAAAATAACCAATCAGAGCATAAGGATATGTCACATGATAAACTAGTGGATGTTGATAGCCAATTTTCCAATCAAACCGTCTCCACAGCAGAGGCAGATTGTAAAATTCCAAATTCCAAAAAGGAAGATAAGTCTGATTGCGACGATGATCAGGAATTATCTGTCGGCAATAATACTGATGCAAGTTCTTTTCATCTTGAGAACACGGTGGCTGTCGATCGTGTTTTGTCAGCGCAAACCGCTGTGGTAACAGAAAAcagtgaaaatgctgaaaataacTCTGCAATGGAACAAATTGGAAATATTGTTTATCTACCTGTTTCGGAGGAtaaacaaggggaggtaactctaactGACATGGAAACGGCACAGGACAGACTAAGTAAGATCAGCGTGGATAAGTTTGAAGAGGAGGACAAATCTGTTTCTGAACCTATGGACGTCCCGGGATCCAACAAAGTGTCGTCCGCTGAAGCACGACAGTCTGGATCCTTCGGGTCCTTCAATGTATCCCCACACTTGAGTGCATTCGTTAATTATGCAACCGGACTCTTTAAAACTAATCCTGATGTCAAGGATATCGCTGATGTAATGTCAGAAATGGACGCTCAAAGAGACAAAGACGCTGAATGTCCAGTGCCAACTGATAATAACGGTCAGAAAAGTGTCGTAAAGTCGGGATTGGAAGTAGAAAATGCAATAAAGCTAACAGACAAGCCGACGCTGTTCCAATCTTTTGATG AACTAATTCCCAAACCAGCAGCAACCTTTGATGATCTCCCCTTGTACCTGTGTTTACGCCTTGGAATGCCAATCAACAAGGAAATCTCCCAAACCTGCCCCATACAGGCTTATGGCAAGGGACGCAAAAAGCCAGAGTACTGGTTTTCAATACCACGAGAGAA GGTAGACCATCTttatgcattttttgtacaatgGACGCCCCAGATCTATGGCGGGGAGGATGACATCGCTGAGAAGAGAGGATTTGTTGTACTCAGTGAGGAAGAAGACGAGGAGGAAGATAAGTTAGAGATGATGGACGAATACTTCAGTAACGGAATGCTTCAGAAAGACTGGGAG agaCTGGATCCAGAGGAATTTTGG ATTATTAGTGCTGATGAGATGGTGAACAGGAGAAAGTCTCAATGTGAACCAGAAGTCCTACCAGAACTTATTGGACAGTCCAAGATCTTggaggaaaaacatatttatatg CTGAATCGAGTGTTACCTCCACGGACCATAGGGTACCCATGGACTATGATTTATAGTACAGAACAGCATGGCTTCAGCCTGCGGACACTTTATAGAGATATGCAGGGCATTGATAGTCCAATCTTACTGGTAGTCCACGACACCTCGGACAAT ATATTTGGAGCAGTAACATCACAAGCCTTAAAAATGAGCGATCACTTCTACGGAACAGGAGAATCCTTCATGTACACCTTTTATCCTGAATTCaag GTCTTCCATTGGACAGGAGAGAATGATTTTTTCCTGAAAGGCAATGCAGAAAGTCTGTTTATTGGGGCAGGCCA agGAAACTTTGGCCTGTGGTTTGATGGAGATATTTATCATGGGAGAACACAGCACTGTGAAACCTACGACAATGATATACTGACTGGTTCAGAAGATTTTGTAGTTAAAACGTTGGAGGCCTGGGCTTTCTACTCTGACTAG
- the LOC138308844 gene encoding nuclear receptor coactivator 7-like isoform X2: protein MTTKRPSFKERAFEKLGFTTPRFRSNTSESSTGDDSKTTWYTHSMDLDPDSESEVTDHSGAHNSRPVSVSSIERQCWPVSIEDNAGVHKVPDKKPKRLKPDGTDEYSVKDSDTLESIAAFFDTTPSELKKLNRLASRLIFPGQVLFVPQPEETVEEVKLPPSSPKGTAATEIMEDRPCMDIPLVKMADKPPAKIPGHIERQTSTSSHSYDESPQKLSEEEAKQLDQECHERFIKVGVKHITDGQGVVSGVLLVTPNAVMFDPNVSDPLVLEHGAERYGVIAPMDMIVSAAMYHDIAAMSIHGGKGVTKDACKPEIYHDLSCPLYKSWVEGHAELMKQDPQAYAAKVKPPSRSATINSEMSDTASLCSCGQGTNAPGLSPGGSQATGGLSPGRNSVSPSSTGGLSPSGKTGVQSEASLSPLGQFRSGAPPVNQNLKEDDDLLLDLGIKEVTSEATGKSNEGKGRSTSMDEFGDFISADPSENNQSEHKDMSHDKLVDVDSQFSNQTVSTAEADCKIPNSKKEDKSDCDDDQELSVGNNTDASSFHLENTVAVDRVLSAQTAVVTENSENAENNSAMEQIGNIVYLPVSEDKQGEVTLTDMETAQDRLSKISVDKFEEEDKSVSEPMDVPGSNKVSSAEARQSGSFGSFNVSPHLSAFVNYATGLFKTNPDVKDIADVMSEMDAQRDKDAECPVPTDNNGQKSVVKSGLEVENAIKLTDKPTLFQSFDELIPKPAATFDDLPLYLCLRLGMPINKEISQTCPIQAYGKGRKKPEYWFSIPREKVDHLYAFFVQWTPQIYGGEDDIAEKRGFVVLSEEEDEEEDKLEMMDEYFSNGMLQKDWEIISADEMVNRRKSQCEPEVLPELIGQSKILEEKHIYMLNRVLPPRTIGYPWTMIYSTEQHGFSLRTLYRDMQGIDSPILLVVHDTSDNIFGAVTSQALKMSDHFYGTGESFMYTFYPEFKVFHWTGENDFFLKGNAESLFIGAGQGNFGLWFDGDIYHGRTQHCETYDNDILTGSEDFVVKTLEAWAFYSD, encoded by the exons GTTTCGCAGCAACACTTCAGAATCCTCAACTGGTGATG acTCAAAAACCACATGGTACACTCACTCGATGGACCTTGACCCTGACAGCGAGTCAGAGGTCACAGACCATTCAGGGGCACATAACTCCAGGCCAGTGTCAGTCAGCTCTATCGAACGACAATGCTGGCCAGTGTCTATCGAAGACAATGCTGGAGTTCACAAAGTACCAGATAAAAAGCCAAAGAGGTTAAAACCGGATGGTACTGACGAGTACTCT GTGAAAGACTCGGATACGTTAGAGAGTATAGCAGCTTTCTTTGATACCACTCCATCGGAGCTGAAAAAACTGAACAGGTTAGCCAGTCGACTGATATTCCCAGGCCAG GTGCTGTTTGTTCCCCAACCAGAGGAAACTGTTGAGGAAGTAAAACTACCTCCATCTTCACCAAAGGGAACAGCAGCAACAGAAATAATGGAGGATCGACCATGTATG GACATTCCATTAGTAAAGATGGCTGACAAGCCTCCGGCAAAGATCCCGGGTCACATAGAGCGCCAGACCTCGACCTCGTCACACAGTTACGACGAGTCACCACAGAAACTTTCCGAAGAGGAGGCGAAACAGCTGGACCAGGAATGTCATGAACGCTTCATCAAGGTCGGCGTAAAACACATCACCGATGGGCAG GGAGTGGTTAGTGGAGTACTCCTGGTGACCCCAAACGCTGTCATGTTTGACCCCAATGTGTCTGACCCCTTGGTGTTAGAACACGGCGCGGAGCGTTATGGTGTGATAGCTCCCATGGATATGATCGTCAGCGCCGCTATGTACCACGACATCGCTGCAATGAGCATTCACGGTGGCAAAGG cGTAACAAAAGATGCATGTAAACCAGAGATATACCATGACCTCAGCTGCCCTCTATACAAATCCTGGGTTGAAGGTCACGCCGAGCTAATGAAACAGGACCCACAAGCTTATGCTGCAAAAGTCAAACCACCGAGTCGTAGTGCTACCATAAACAGTGAAATGTCAGACACTGCTAGTTTGTGTTCATGTGGACAAGGTACAAACGCTCCTGGACTTTCTCCAGGGGGTAGTCAGGCCACAGGGGGTCTGTCTCCGGGACGGAACAGTGTCTCCCCGAGCAGTACAGGTGGGTTGTCTCCGTCGGGTAAAACAGGTGTTCAGAGTGAGGCCAGTCTGTCTCCATTAGGACAATTCAGATCTGGGGCTCCGCCTGTCAATCAAAACCTTAAAGAGGACGATGATTTGTTACTTGATTTAGGTATAAAGGAGGTGACATCAGAGGCGACGGGTAAATCAAATGAGGGGAAAGGTAGAAGTACCTCTATGGATGAATTCGGAGATTTTATTAGTGCTGATCCATCTGAAAATAACCAATCAGAGCATAAGGATATGTCACATGATAAACTAGTGGATGTTGATAGCCAATTTTCCAATCAAACCGTCTCCACAGCAGAGGCAGATTGTAAAATTCCAAATTCCAAAAAGGAAGATAAGTCTGATTGCGACGATGATCAGGAATTATCTGTCGGCAATAATACTGATGCAAGTTCTTTTCATCTTGAGAACACGGTGGCTGTCGATCGTGTTTTGTCAGCGCAAACCGCTGTGGTAACAGAAAAcagtgaaaatgctgaaaataacTCTGCAATGGAACAAATTGGAAATATTGTTTATCTACCTGTTTCGGAGGAtaaacaaggggaggtaactctaactGACATGGAAACGGCACAGGACAGACTAAGTAAGATCAGCGTGGATAAGTTTGAAGAGGAGGACAAATCTGTTTCTGAACCTATGGACGTCCCGGGATCCAACAAAGTGTCGTCCGCTGAAGCACGACAGTCTGGATCCTTCGGGTCCTTCAATGTATCCCCACACTTGAGTGCATTCGTTAATTATGCAACCGGACTCTTTAAAACTAATCCTGATGTCAAGGATATCGCTGATGTAATGTCAGAAATGGACGCTCAAAGAGACAAAGACGCTGAATGTCCAGTGCCAACTGATAATAACGGTCAGAAAAGTGTCGTAAAGTCGGGATTGGAAGTAGAAAATGCAATAAAGCTAACAGACAAGCCGACGCTGTTCCAATCTTTTGATG AACTAATTCCCAAACCAGCAGCAACCTTTGATGATCTCCCCTTGTACCTGTGTTTACGCCTTGGAATGCCAATCAACAAGGAAATCTCCCAAACCTGCCCCATACAGGCTTATGGCAAGGGACGCAAAAAGCCAGAGTACTGGTTTTCAATACCACGAGAGAA GGTAGACCATCTttatgcattttttgtacaatgGACGCCCCAGATCTATGGCGGGGAGGATGACATCGCTGAGAAGAGAGGATTTGTTGTACTCAGTGAGGAAGAAGACGAGGAGGAAGATAAGTTAGAGATGATGGACGAATACTTCAGTAACGGAATGCTTCAGAAAGACTGGGAG ATTATTAGTGCTGATGAGATGGTGAACAGGAGAAAGTCTCAATGTGAACCAGAAGTCCTACCAGAACTTATTGGACAGTCCAAGATCTTggaggaaaaacatatttatatg CTGAATCGAGTGTTACCTCCACGGACCATAGGGTACCCATGGACTATGATTTATAGTACAGAACAGCATGGCTTCAGCCTGCGGACACTTTATAGAGATATGCAGGGCATTGATAGTCCAATCTTACTGGTAGTCCACGACACCTCGGACAAT ATATTTGGAGCAGTAACATCACAAGCCTTAAAAATGAGCGATCACTTCTACGGAACAGGAGAATCCTTCATGTACACCTTTTATCCTGAATTCaag GTCTTCCATTGGACAGGAGAGAATGATTTTTTCCTGAAAGGCAATGCAGAAAGTCTGTTTATTGGGGCAGGCCA agGAAACTTTGGCCTGTGGTTTGATGGAGATATTTATCATGGGAGAACACAGCACTGTGAAACCTACGACAATGATATACTGACTGGTTCAGAAGATTTTGTAGTTAAAACGTTGGAGGCCTGGGCTTTCTACTCTGACTAG
- the LOC138308844 gene encoding nuclear receptor coactivator 7-like isoform X3, translated as MTTKRPSFKERAFEKLGFTTPRFRSNTSESSTGDDSKTTWYTHSMDLDPDSESEVTDHSGAHNSRPVSVSSIERQCWPVSIEDNAGVHKVPDKKPKRLKPDGTDEYSVKDSDTLESIAAFFDTTPSELKKLNRLASRLIFPGQVLFVPQPEETVEEVKLPPSSPKGTAATEIMEDRPCMDIPLVKMADKPPAKIPGHIERQTSTSSHSYDESPQKLSEEEAKQLDQECHERFIKVGVKHITDGQGVVSGVLLVTPNAVMFDPNVSDPLVLEHGAERYGVIAPMDMIVSAAMYHDIAAMSIHGGKGVTKDACKPEIYHDLSCPLYKSWVEGHAELMKQDPQAYAAKVKPPSRSATINSEMSDTASLCSCGQGTNAPGLSPGGSQATGGLSPGRNSVSPSSTGGLSPSGKTGVQSEASLSPLGQFRSGAPPVNQNLKEDDDLLLDLGIKEVTSEATGKSNEGKGRSTSMDEFGDFISADPSENNQSEHKDMSHDKLVDVDSQFSNQTVSTAEADCKIPNSKKEDKSDCDDDQELSVGNNTDASSFHLENTVAVDRVLSAQTAVVTENSENAENNSAMEQIGNIVYLPVSEDKQGEVTLTDMETAQDRLSKISVDKFEEEDKSVSEPMDVPGSNKVSSAEARQSGSFGSFNVSPHLSAFVNYATGLFKTNPDVKDIADVMSEMDAQRDKDAECPVPTDNNGQKSVVKSGLEVENAIKLTDKPTLFQSFDELIPKPAATFDDLPLYLCLRLGMPINKEISQTCPIQAYGKGRKKPEYWFSIPREKVDHLYAFFVQWTPQIYGGEDDIAEKRGFVVLSEEEDEEEDKLEMMDEYFSNGMLQKDWERIRRAVSQASYADLIISLLISHIRLK; from the exons GTTTCGCAGCAACACTTCAGAATCCTCAACTGGTGATG acTCAAAAACCACATGGTACACTCACTCGATGGACCTTGACCCTGACAGCGAGTCAGAGGTCACAGACCATTCAGGGGCACATAACTCCAGGCCAGTGTCAGTCAGCTCTATCGAACGACAATGCTGGCCAGTGTCTATCGAAGACAATGCTGGAGTTCACAAAGTACCAGATAAAAAGCCAAAGAGGTTAAAACCGGATGGTACTGACGAGTACTCT GTGAAAGACTCGGATACGTTAGAGAGTATAGCAGCTTTCTTTGATACCACTCCATCGGAGCTGAAAAAACTGAACAGGTTAGCCAGTCGACTGATATTCCCAGGCCAG GTGCTGTTTGTTCCCCAACCAGAGGAAACTGTTGAGGAAGTAAAACTACCTCCATCTTCACCAAAGGGAACAGCAGCAACAGAAATAATGGAGGATCGACCATGTATG GACATTCCATTAGTAAAGATGGCTGACAAGCCTCCGGCAAAGATCCCGGGTCACATAGAGCGCCAGACCTCGACCTCGTCACACAGTTACGACGAGTCACCACAGAAACTTTCCGAAGAGGAGGCGAAACAGCTGGACCAGGAATGTCATGAACGCTTCATCAAGGTCGGCGTAAAACACATCACCGATGGGCAG GGAGTGGTTAGTGGAGTACTCCTGGTGACCCCAAACGCTGTCATGTTTGACCCCAATGTGTCTGACCCCTTGGTGTTAGAACACGGCGCGGAGCGTTATGGTGTGATAGCTCCCATGGATATGATCGTCAGCGCCGCTATGTACCACGACATCGCTGCAATGAGCATTCACGGTGGCAAAGG cGTAACAAAAGATGCATGTAAACCAGAGATATACCATGACCTCAGCTGCCCTCTATACAAATCCTGGGTTGAAGGTCACGCCGAGCTAATGAAACAGGACCCACAAGCTTATGCTGCAAAAGTCAAACCACCGAGTCGTAGTGCTACCATAAACAGTGAAATGTCAGACACTGCTAGTTTGTGTTCATGTGGACAAGGTACAAACGCTCCTGGACTTTCTCCAGGGGGTAGTCAGGCCACAGGGGGTCTGTCTCCGGGACGGAACAGTGTCTCCCCGAGCAGTACAGGTGGGTTGTCTCCGTCGGGTAAAACAGGTGTTCAGAGTGAGGCCAGTCTGTCTCCATTAGGACAATTCAGATCTGGGGCTCCGCCTGTCAATCAAAACCTTAAAGAGGACGATGATTTGTTACTTGATTTAGGTATAAAGGAGGTGACATCAGAGGCGACGGGTAAATCAAATGAGGGGAAAGGTAGAAGTACCTCTATGGATGAATTCGGAGATTTTATTAGTGCTGATCCATCTGAAAATAACCAATCAGAGCATAAGGATATGTCACATGATAAACTAGTGGATGTTGATAGCCAATTTTCCAATCAAACCGTCTCCACAGCAGAGGCAGATTGTAAAATTCCAAATTCCAAAAAGGAAGATAAGTCTGATTGCGACGATGATCAGGAATTATCTGTCGGCAATAATACTGATGCAAGTTCTTTTCATCTTGAGAACACGGTGGCTGTCGATCGTGTTTTGTCAGCGCAAACCGCTGTGGTAACAGAAAAcagtgaaaatgctgaaaataacTCTGCAATGGAACAAATTGGAAATATTGTTTATCTACCTGTTTCGGAGGAtaaacaaggggaggtaactctaactGACATGGAAACGGCACAGGACAGACTAAGTAAGATCAGCGTGGATAAGTTTGAAGAGGAGGACAAATCTGTTTCTGAACCTATGGACGTCCCGGGATCCAACAAAGTGTCGTCCGCTGAAGCACGACAGTCTGGATCCTTCGGGTCCTTCAATGTATCCCCACACTTGAGTGCATTCGTTAATTATGCAACCGGACTCTTTAAAACTAATCCTGATGTCAAGGATATCGCTGATGTAATGTCAGAAATGGACGCTCAAAGAGACAAAGACGCTGAATGTCCAGTGCCAACTGATAATAACGGTCAGAAAAGTGTCGTAAAGTCGGGATTGGAAGTAGAAAATGCAATAAAGCTAACAGACAAGCCGACGCTGTTCCAATCTTTTGATG AACTAATTCCCAAACCAGCAGCAACCTTTGATGATCTCCCCTTGTACCTGTGTTTACGCCTTGGAATGCCAATCAACAAGGAAATCTCCCAAACCTGCCCCATACAGGCTTATGGCAAGGGACGCAAAAAGCCAGAGTACTGGTTTTCAATACCACGAGAGAA GGTAGACCATCTttatgcattttttgtacaatgGACGCCCCAGATCTATGGCGGGGAGGATGACATCGCTGAGAAGAGAGGATTTGTTGTACTCAGTGAGGAAGAAGACGAGGAGGAAGATAAGTTAGAGATGATGGACGAATACTTCAGTAACGGAATGCTTCAGAAAGACTGGGAG CGAATCAGAAGAGCTGTGAGCCAGGCAAGCTACGCTGATTTAATTATCTCTCTTCTAATCTCTCATATACGCTTGAAATAA